The following coding sequences are from one Sphingomonadaceae bacterium OTU29LAMAA1 window:
- a CDS encoding LL-diaminopimelate aminotransferase — MSDDFYRIKRLPPYVIAEVNGMRAAARAAGEDIIDLGMGNPDLPPPAHVLEKLIEVTRKPDAHGYSQSKGIPGLRRAQANYYGRRFGVDLDPETEVVVTMGSKEGLASLATAITAPGDVVLAPNPSYPIHTFGFIIAGATIRAVPTTPDEAYFESLERAMAFTVPRPSVLVVNYPSNPTAEAVDLAFYERLVAWAKENKVWIISDLAYSELYYDGNPTPSILQVKGAKDIAVEFTSLSKTYSMAGWRIGFAVGNSTLIAAMTRVKSYLDYGAFTPIQAAACAALNGPQDIVETNRQLYHKRRDVLVESFARAGWDIPSPRASMFAWAPLPPAVAHLGSLEFSKQLLTHAHVAVAPGVGYGENGEGFVRIALVENEQRLRQAARNVKRYLQSMGVNTPGQSLGQKAG; from the coding sequence ATGTCCGACGACTTCTACCGCATCAAGCGCCTGCCGCCCTATGTCATCGCCGAAGTCAACGGCATGCGGGCTGCGGCGCGTGCGGCGGGCGAGGACATCATCGATCTCGGCATGGGCAATCCCGACCTGCCGCCGCCCGCGCACGTGCTCGAAAAGCTGATCGAGGTGACGCGCAAGCCCGACGCACACGGCTATTCCCAGTCGAAGGGTATTCCCGGCCTCCGCCGCGCACAGGCGAATTATTACGGCCGCCGCTTTGGCGTCGATCTCGATCCCGAGACCGAAGTCGTGGTGACGATGGGATCAAAGGAGGGGCTCGCCAGCCTCGCCACCGCGATCACCGCGCCGGGTGACGTCGTGCTCGCGCCCAACCCCAGCTATCCGATCCATACCTTCGGCTTCATCATCGCCGGCGCCACGATCCGCGCCGTACCGACGACGCCCGACGAAGCCTATTTCGAAAGCCTGGAACGCGCGATGGCGTTCACCGTGCCGCGCCCGTCGGTGCTGGTGGTGAACTATCCGTCGAACCCGACGGCGGAAGCGGTCGACCTCGCCTTCTATGAGCGGCTGGTGGCGTGGGCGAAGGAGAACAAGGTCTGGATCATCTCCGACCTCGCCTATTCCGAGCTGTATTACGACGGCAATCCGACGCCTTCGATCCTGCAGGTGAAGGGTGCGAAGGACATTGCGGTCGAATTCACGTCGCTCAGCAAGACGTACAGCATGGCGGGCTGGCGGATCGGCTTCGCGGTCGGCAACAGCACGCTGATCGCGGCTATGACGCGAGTGAAATCCTACCTCGATTACGGCGCGTTCACACCGATCCAGGCGGCGGCATGCGCCGCGCTCAACGGCCCGCAGGATATCGTCGAGACCAACCGTCAGCTGTATCACAAGCGCCGCGACGTGCTGGTCGAAAGCTTCGCGCGGGCGGGCTGGGACATCCCGTCCCCGCGCGCCTCGATGTTCGCCTGGGCGCCGCTGCCACCGGCGGTCGCGCATCTGGGAAGCCTCGAATTCTCCAAGCAATTGCTCACCCATGCCCATGTCGCGGTCGCGCCGGGCGTCGGCTATGGCGAGAACGGTGAGGGCTTCGTCCGGATCGCCCTCGTCGAAAACGAACAGCGGCTCCGACAGGCGGCGCGCAACGTGAAGCGCTACCTGCAATCGATGGGCGTCAACACGCCGGGTCAGTCGCTGGGCCAGAAAGCGGGTTGA
- a CDS encoding acyl-CoA thioesterase → MRDGFAFSTRFRVRYAEIDGQKVVFNSRYLEYADVAATDFWEWTGIEAALGDVWCHTEFHVRKAEVDYLKPFVWGDTVEAHVRIARVGGSSLTMAMDLTHADTGVLHAQIVMVMVNVHLPTGRPLAIGDTVRTFLEAL, encoded by the coding sequence GTGCGGGACGGATTTGCATTCTCGACGCGGTTTCGCGTGCGCTACGCCGAGATCGACGGGCAGAAGGTCGTCTTCAATTCGCGTTATCTCGAATATGCGGACGTCGCGGCAACCGACTTTTGGGAATGGACGGGGATCGAGGCGGCTCTGGGTGACGTCTGGTGCCATACCGAATTCCATGTCCGCAAGGCGGAGGTCGATTATCTCAAGCCTTTCGTGTGGGGCGACACCGTCGAGGCGCATGTCCGGATCGCACGGGTCGGCGGCAGCAGCCTGACGATGGCGATGGACCTGACGCATGCCGACACGGGGGTCCTGCACGCGCAGATCGTCATGGTCATGGTGAACGTGCATCTGCCGACCGGACGACCGCTCGCGATCGGCGATACGGTCCGGACCTTTCTGGAAGCGCTGTAG
- a CDS encoding helix-turn-helix transcriptional regulator, with product MATPADLPKLRETLRECSLPAALEAMGERWAFLILRAAFNGLHHFEEFQAELGIARNILANRLARLVDHGILQREPMPDDRRKIRYTLTEKGHALLPTMIALRQWGERWELCAPAFPILVDTRDRRPIAAMAVHAHDGRVLGKGDLIWALPEDVEPNE from the coding sequence ATGGCGACACCGGCCGACCTGCCCAAGTTACGAGAAACATTGCGTGAATGCAGCCTGCCGGCGGCATTGGAGGCAATGGGCGAACGTTGGGCGTTCCTGATCCTGCGGGCGGCATTCAACGGTCTGCACCATTTCGAGGAATTTCAGGCCGAACTGGGGATCGCCCGTAACATCCTGGCGAACCGACTGGCGCGGCTGGTCGACCACGGCATCCTGCAACGCGAACCGATGCCCGACGATCGCCGCAAGATTCGCTATACGCTGACCGAAAAGGGGCACGCCCTGCTGCCGACGATGATCGCGCTTCGGCAATGGGGCGAACGCTGGGAATTGTGCGCGCCGGCGTTTCCGATCCTTGTCGACACCCGCGATCGGCGACCGATCGCCGCGATGGCGGTGCACGCCCATGATGGCCGCGTGCTGGGGAAGGGCGACCTGATCTGGGCGCTGCCCGAAGACGTCGAGCCGAACGAATAG
- a CDS encoding bifunctional (p)ppGpp synthetase/guanosine-3',5'-bis(diphosphate) 3'-pyrophosphohydrolase, producing the protein MLRQYELVDRVLDYDPNADEALLNRAYVFSMQAHGSQKRASGDPYFSHPIEVAGILTDLRLDDETIATAILHDTIEDTVATPEEITRLFGANVARLVDGVTKLSKIEAQTENERAAENLRKFLLAMSDDIRVLLVKLADRLHNMRTLHHIPKPEKRRRIAKETMDIYAPLAERIGMYEFMKEMQTLAFEQLEPEAYESISRRLEQLKTGGGDRITKIGSGLKLLLGRAGVEAEVHGREKHPYSIWRKMSERHISFEQLSDIMAFRAIVPTIEDCYKVLGVIHRRWPMVPGRFKDYISTPKRNGYRSLHTSVIHADNARIEIQIRTADMHAEAEFGLAAHWAYKEKKVRADSQHSWIADLVEILDTAGSPEELLEHTRMAMYQDRIFAFTPKGELIQLPKGATPIDFAYAVHTDLGDQAVGAKINGRVVPLSTVIENGDQVQVLRSKGQVPQPGWLNFAITGKALAGIRRHLRHRERDELIALGRKLYDDIVQRMPATIGPDALDHALKRLKLPDESALLASIARRGISDAAVMEALMPGSAGADMRLLAPQSTAISIKGLTAGVAFDLAECCHPVPGDRIVGLRRPDAGIEVHAIDCRVLAELAERGADETDWVDVDWGDKSDGAVARIAVQVKNEPGALGIVSTIIGAHRANIIALRLDTRDSMFHTNVIDVEVHDIHQLMRLIAALRAADAVNAVDRV; encoded by the coding sequence GTGCTACGGCAATATGAACTGGTCGACCGCGTGCTCGACTACGACCCGAACGCCGACGAGGCGCTGCTCAACCGCGCCTACGTCTTTTCGATGCAGGCGCACGGCAGCCAGAAGCGCGCCAGCGGCGATCCGTACTTCAGCCACCCGATCGAAGTCGCCGGCATCCTCACCGACCTGAGGCTGGACGACGAGACGATCGCCACCGCGATCCTGCACGACACGATCGAGGATACGGTCGCGACGCCGGAGGAGATCACGCGGCTCTTCGGGGCCAACGTCGCGCGGCTGGTCGACGGCGTCACCAAGCTCAGCAAGATCGAGGCGCAGACCGAGAACGAGCGCGCCGCCGAAAATCTGCGCAAGTTCCTGCTCGCGATGTCCGACGACATCCGCGTGCTGCTGGTCAAGCTCGCCGACCGCCTGCACAACATGCGCACGCTCCATCATATCCCCAAGCCGGAAAAGCGGCGGCGGATCGCGAAGGAGACGATGGACATCTACGCGCCGCTCGCCGAGCGGATCGGCATGTACGAGTTCATGAAGGAGATGCAGACGCTCGCCTTCGAACAGCTCGAACCCGAAGCCTATGAATCGATCAGCCGGCGACTGGAACAACTCAAGACCGGCGGCGGCGACCGCATCACGAAGATCGGATCGGGCCTGAAGCTGCTGCTAGGCCGCGCCGGCGTCGAGGCCGAGGTCCACGGCCGCGAAAAGCATCCCTATTCGATCTGGCGCAAGATGAGCGAGCGCCACATCAGCTTCGAACAGCTCAGCGACATCATGGCGTTCCGCGCGATCGTGCCGACGATCGAGGATTGCTACAAGGTGCTGGGGGTGATCCACCGCCGCTGGCCGATGGTGCCAGGGCGGTTCAAGGATTATATCTCGACCCCCAAGCGCAACGGCTACCGGTCGCTGCACACGTCGGTCATCCACGCCGACAACGCGCGTATCGAGATCCAGATTCGCACCGCAGACATGCACGCCGAGGCCGAGTTCGGCCTCGCGGCGCATTGGGCGTATAAGGAAAAGAAGGTCCGCGCCGACAGCCAGCACAGCTGGATCGCCGACCTCGTCGAAATCCTCGACACCGCGGGCAGCCCTGAAGAGCTGCTCGAACACACCCGCATGGCGATGTACCAGGATCGCATCTTCGCGTTCACGCCGAAGGGCGAGCTGATCCAGCTGCCCAAGGGTGCGACGCCGATCGATTTCGCCTATGCGGTTCATACCGACCTCGGCGATCAGGCGGTTGGCGCGAAGATCAACGGCCGCGTCGTGCCGCTGTCGACGGTGATCGAGAACGGCGATCAGGTTCAGGTGTTGCGATCGAAGGGCCAGGTGCCGCAGCCGGGCTGGCTCAACTTCGCGATCACGGGCAAGGCGCTGGCCGGCATCCGCCGCCACCTTCGCCATCGCGAACGCGACGAACTGATCGCGCTCGGCCGCAAGCTGTACGACGATATCGTCCAGCGAATGCCGGCAACGATCGGTCCAGATGCACTGGATCATGCGCTCAAGCGGCTGAAGCTCCCTGACGAGTCCGCGCTGCTAGCATCGATCGCCCGCCGCGGCATCTCCGACGCCGCCGTCATGGAGGCGCTGATGCCCGGCTCTGCCGGCGCGGACATGCGCCTGCTTGCCCCGCAGTCGACCGCGATCTCGATCAAGGGGCTGACCGCGGGCGTCGCGTTCGACCTCGCGGAATGCTGCCATCCCGTGCCGGGCGACCGCATCGTCGGTCTGCGCCGCCCCGATGCGGGGATCGAGGTGCATGCGATCGACTGCCGCGTCCTCGCCGAACTCGCCGAGCGCGGCGCGGACGAAACCGACTGGGTCGACGTCGATTGGGGCGACAAGAGCGACGGCGCGGTGGCGCGGATCGCGGTGCAGGTGAAGAACGAACCGGGCGCCTTGGGTATCGTCTCGACGATCATCGGTGCGCACCGGGCGAACATCATCGCGCTACGGCTCGATACGCGCGATTCGATGTTCCACACCAACGTCATCGACGTCGAGGTCCACGACATCCACCAGCTGATGCGCCTGATCGCGGCCCTGCGTGCGGCGGATGCGGTGAACGCGGTGGACCGGGTCTGA
- a CDS encoding M48 family metalloprotease, translating to MIRRYTAALFAGAIFIAPVTPAAAQGTVRSISETDKAQGSQAHPQLMAEFGGAYKGPQAAFVERVGKRVAVQSGLSNAQGDFTVTLLDSPVENAFAIPGGYVYVTRQLLALMNSEAELASVLGHEVGHVAARHAAGRQRTSTIGAVLAGVVGTAAGNSTLGRLAGGGARTAAQLVTLKYGRDQEYQADALGVRYIAAANYNPYAAADMLFSLDQSSGIAAQSSGTARTLPGWASTHPNGPDRVARAEQLAKATAKTRPAATQDTAFLRMLDGLPYGDGKQGKQMIRVVTVGPRDTVATLSARMAVPDLKQERFEVLNGLTEDTPVRPGMLVKLVVAR from the coding sequence ATGATCCGCCGCTACACCGCCGCCCTGTTCGCGGGCGCCATCTTCATCGCGCCCGTCACGCCTGCCGCCGCACAAGGGACCGTGCGCTCGATTTCGGAAACGGACAAGGCGCAGGGCAGTCAGGCGCATCCGCAGCTGATGGCCGAGTTCGGCGGTGCCTATAAGGGTCCGCAGGCCGCCTTCGTCGAGCGCGTCGGCAAGCGCGTCGCGGTCCAGTCCGGCCTGTCCAATGCGCAGGGCGACTTCACGGTCACCCTGCTCGACTCGCCGGTAGAGAACGCCTTTGCGATCCCCGGCGGCTATGTCTACGTCACGCGTCAGCTGCTCGCGCTGATGAACAGCGAGGCCGAGCTCGCATCCGTCCTGGGTCACGAGGTCGGCCATGTCGCCGCCCGCCATGCCGCCGGCCGGCAACGCACCTCGACGATCGGCGCGGTACTGGCAGGCGTGGTCGGCACCGCCGCCGGCAATTCGACGCTGGGTCGCCTCGCCGGCGGCGGCGCACGGACGGCGGCGCAGCTCGTGACGCTGAAATACGGCCGCGATCAGGAATATCAGGCGGATGCGCTCGGCGTTCGCTATATCGCTGCGGCGAACTACAATCCCTATGCCGCCGCCGACATGCTCTTCTCGCTCGACCAGTCGAGCGGCATCGCGGCGCAGTCGAGCGGCACCGCGCGTACCCTCCCCGGCTGGGCCTCGACGCATCCCAACGGTCCCGATCGCGTGGCACGCGCCGAACAGCTCGCCAAGGCTACCGCGAAGACGCGTCCGGCAGCGACGCAGGACACCGCCTTCCTGCGCATGCTCGACGGGCTGCCCTATGGCGACGGCAAACAAGGCAAGCAGATGATCCGCGTCGTCACCGTGGGGCCGCGCGACACCGTCGCGACGCTTTCCGCACGGATGGCGGTGCCCGACCTGAAGCAGGAGCGGTTCGAGGTCCTGAACGGGCTGACCGAGGACACGCCGGTACGTCCCGGTATGCTGGTCAAGCTGGTAGTCGCCCGCTGA
- a CDS encoding glycosyltransferase family 2 protein translates to MYRPALSIVIPCYNEAACLELLHARVSAAAKTAVGDDHEIVLINDGSRDDSWAVMQRLSVADPRLVAVNLSRNHGHQLALTAGLDLCSGEQILIIDADLQDPPELLTDMRATMAAQAADVVYAVRRKRQGETIFKKATAAAFYRVLDRVTDTPIPLDTGDFRLMSRRALDALLSLPEQARFIRGMVAWVGFRQVPFPYDRAERHAGETNYPLGKMVRLAFDAVTGFSTAPLRFASHASVILAGASLLLLFYILWGFFEGSPVQGWTSTMLVVTVLSAVQMFVLGMIGEYLGRLYIESKRRPLYLVADIAGPVKGHSTLGFNAAEPSPEFEVTAQREAAE, encoded by the coding sequence ATGTATCGCCCCGCGTTGTCCATCGTCATCCCGTGCTATAACGAAGCCGCCTGTCTGGAACTGTTGCACGCGCGGGTGTCCGCCGCAGCGAAGACGGCGGTGGGCGACGATCATGAGATCGTGCTGATCAACGATGGCAGTCGCGACGACAGCTGGGCGGTCATGCAGCGCCTGTCCGTTGCCGACCCGCGGCTGGTCGCGGTCAACCTGTCGCGCAACCACGGCCATCAGCTCGCGCTGACCGCCGGGCTCGATCTGTGTTCGGGCGAACAGATCCTGATCATCGACGCCGACCTGCAGGACCCGCCCGAACTGCTGACCGACATGCGCGCGACGATGGCGGCGCAAGCGGCGGACGTCGTCTATGCGGTGCGCCGCAAGCGGCAGGGCGAGACGATCTTCAAGAAGGCGACGGCCGCCGCTTTCTATCGCGTGCTCGACCGGGTGACGGATACGCCGATCCCGCTCGACACCGGCGATTTCCGGCTGATGAGCCGACGCGCACTGGACGCCTTGCTGTCGCTGCCCGAACAGGCCCGCTTCATCCGCGGCATGGTCGCATGGGTCGGGTTCCGTCAGGTGCCCTTCCCCTACGATCGCGCCGAACGGCATGCGGGCGAGACCAATTACCCGCTCGGCAAGATGGTGCGGCTGGCATTCGATGCGGTCACGGGTTTCTCGACCGCACCGTTGCGGTTCGCCAGCCATGCATCGGTGATCCTCGCTGGTGCATCGCTGCTCCTGCTCTTCTACATCCTGTGGGGTTTCTTCGAGGGATCGCCGGTGCAGGGCTGGACCTCGACGATGCTCGTCGTGACCGTATTGAGCGCGGTGCAGATGTTCGTGCTGGGGATGATCGGCGAATATCTTGGCCGCCTCTACATCGAATCGAAGCGACGCCCGCTGTATCTGGTCGCCGACATCGCCGGGCCGGTGAAGGGACATTCCACCCTGGGCTTCAACGCCGCGGAGCCGTCCCCGGAGTTCGAGGTGACGGCGCAGCGGGAAGCGGCGGAGTAG
- a CDS encoding class I SAM-dependent methyltransferase, with product MDRIVYDRMAAHDSTHWWYRARRDILSDYLTRYGNVPKGARILEIGCGTGHNLPMLATFGDVDAIEIDPAAREIASERLGKPVGDARLPELPGVARGAYDLIAVLDVVEHIEDDVAALKGMASLLKPGGKILIAVPAHQWLWSAHDVVNHHHRRYSKGSLVTAIEAAGLKPRKLTYFNSLLFPLAAAARIAGRLTGRDDSDDSPPAKPLNALFETIFRLERHAVGRVPLTPGVSIVTLAEPKS from the coding sequence ATGGATCGCATCGTCTACGACCGCATGGCGGCGCATGATTCCACGCATTGGTGGTATCGCGCCCGTCGTGACATCCTGAGCGATTACCTGACGCGGTACGGCAATGTGCCGAAGGGCGCGCGTATTCTGGAGATCGGCTGCGGCACCGGGCACAATCTGCCGATGCTGGCGACGTTCGGCGACGTGGACGCGATCGAGATCGACCCGGCGGCGCGCGAGATCGCGAGCGAGCGTCTTGGCAAGCCGGTCGGCGACGCGCGCTTGCCTGAGTTGCCCGGCGTGGCGCGTGGGGCGTACGACCTGATCGCGGTGCTCGATGTGGTCGAGCATATCGAGGATGACGTCGCCGCGCTGAAGGGTATGGCGAGCCTGCTCAAGCCCGGCGGCAAGATCCTGATCGCGGTGCCGGCCCATCAATGGCTGTGGAGCGCGCATGACGTGGTGAACCATCACCATCGCCGTTATTCCAAGGGATCGCTGGTGACGGCGATCGAGGCCGCCGGCCTGAAACCTCGCAAGCTGACGTATTTCAATTCGCTGCTGTTCCCGCTCGCCGCGGCGGCGCGTATCGCCGGCCGGTTGACGGGCCGCGACGACAGCGACGATTCGCCTCCCGCCAAACCGCTCAACGCGCTGTTCGAGACGATCTTCCGGCTGGAACGGCATGCGGTCGGCCGCGTGCCGCTGACGCCGGGGGTGTCGATCGTCACGCTCGCGGAGCCGAAATCCTGA
- a CDS encoding GtrA family protein: protein MFGQIVRFGIAGGISTLIYSAVYLPLTAWVLPHRLAVLAVPPAFLVAVIAGFFLHSAWSFKGHGTRDTSGRQHVKFLAVQSFGLLLNAGFTWLATGLLHQPPWVALIPVVLITPLATFALNRQWVFG, encoded by the coding sequence ATGTTCGGGCAGATCGTCCGGTTCGGTATCGCCGGCGGCATATCGACGCTGATCTATTCCGCGGTCTACCTGCCGCTGACCGCCTGGGTGCTGCCGCATCGGTTGGCGGTGCTGGCGGTGCCGCCGGCATTCCTGGTAGCGGTGATCGCGGGATTCTTCCTGCACAGCGCCTGGAGCTTCAAGGGCCATGGCACGCGTGATACCAGCGGGCGCCAGCATGTGAAGTTTCTGGCGGTGCAGAGCTTCGGCCTGCTGCTCAATGCCGGCTTCACCTGGCTGGCGACGGGATTGTTGCACCAGCCGCCGTGGGTCGCGCTGATCCCGGTGGTGCTGATCACGCCGCTCGCCACCTTCGCGCTCAATCGCCAGTGGGTATTCGGATAA